The window GCCTCGATCGAGGGGAGGCGCCGCGCGTGCTGGGCGATCAGCCGGTGCGCCTCGAGGCGCTGGCGGCATCCGGCGCACGACTCGACGTGGCTCAGGATGGCCCGGGCCACGGCCGGATGGATGGCGCCGTCCACGAGGGCGGTGAGCTCGCTCCGGCAGGCGGCACAGGTCAGGTTGGTCTTCACGGCATCGTTCCTCGTCGTGGTTCTCGGGCGGTCAGTTTCCGTCGCAAGTTCTCGTGCGCCCGGTGCAGCCTCACCTTCACGGTCCCGAGCGGGATTCCCAGCGTCTCCGCGATCTCCTCGTAGGAGAACTCCTCGCGGTAGCGGAGGTGGAGGATCGCCCGGTAGTGCTCGGGCAGCTCGGCCACCAGGGCTTGGAACCGCTCCTCGGCCCACTCCAGCCGGAGCCCCTCTTCGGGCCCGGGGCCCGGATCCACCGCCTCCACCGCGGGGCCGTCCTCGTCGGAGAGATCCTCCAGCGCGATGGGCCGCCGCTTCCGGCGCCGGATCAGATCCAGCGCCAGGTTGGACGCGATCTTGAAGAGCCAGGAGCGGAGCGGCCGGTCCGGGTCGTACGTGTGCAGGGACCGGAGCACCCGGATGAACGTCTCCTGCGCCACCTCCGCAGCGTCGTCGGGATTGCCGGTGATGCGCCAGGCCAGGTTCACCACCGGCGTCTGATAGGCCCGCACCAGCTCGCGGTAGGCCCGGTCGTCCCGGGCCAGGCACCGCCGGACCAGCTCCCGATCATCGGCCGCCACTAGCGCCGGCCCCTCCTCGGGACCGTCACGTTCGTTACGAGTCCGGAGCCCGCCAAGTTTCGTCCAAATCGAGTCATCGGGGATTCGGGAGGGTCTTCCGGCGCGCGGCCGGGACCCGGGCGCGGACCGTAGGCGGCCGGCCGAAGGAGCGTCAAGGCTTTTCCCTTGATCCCCTCGCGAAGAGCGCCTAGCGTGCGAGCGCCATGACCGAGATCGAATCCGTATTCGCTCGCGAAATCCTCGACTCCCGCGGCCAGCCGACCGTGGAGGTGGAGGTCGCCCTCTCCGGAGGCGCCATCGGCCGCGCCGCCGTGCCCTCGGGCGCCTCGACCGGCTCCCGGGAAGCGCTGGAGCTGCGCGACGGGGACGCCAAGCGCTACCTGGGCAAGGGGGTCTCCCGCGCCGTCCAGAACGTGAACGAGACGATCGCGGCGCGGATCGTGGGCGAGGACGCCTCCGACCAGGCCGGCGTGGACGGGATCCTGATCGAGCTGGACGGCACCCCCACCAAGAAGAACCTCGGCGCCAACGCCGTGCTGGGGGTCTCGCTCGCCTGCGCCAAGGCGGCGGCCGACGCGCACCTGCTCCCGCTGTACCGCTACCTGGGCGGAGCCGGGGCGCGCACGCTGCCCGTTCCGCTCATGAACGTGATCAACGGCGGCGCGCACGCGGACAACAATCTCGACATCCAGGAATTCATGATCGTCCCGCTGGGAGCGCCTTCGTTCCGCGAAGCGCTCCGCTACGGCGCGGAGGTGTTCCACACGCTGAAGCGCCTCCTCAAGGACAAGGGGCTCGTGACGGCCGTGGGCGACGAAGGGGGCTTCGCGCCGAATCTCAAGAGCAACGCCGAGGCGCTCGACCTGCTCGTCGGCGCCATCGAGAAGGCGGGCTTCCGGCCGGGCACCGACGTCGCGCTCGCGGTCGACGTCGCCGCCTCGGAGCTGTTCGACAACGGGACCTACGCCCTGGACGGACGGCATGGGATCGATTCGGGCGGAATGATCGGCTATCTCAAGGGCCTCGCCGACCGCTACCCGATCGTATCGATCGAGGACGGCCTTGCCGAGGGGGACTGGGACGGATGGCGCCGGCTCACCGAAGAGCTGGGCGACGCGGTCCAGATCGTCGGCGACGACATCTTCGTCACCAATCCGGCCATTCTCCGGCGCGGGATCGACGAGGGCGCCGCGAACTCGATCCTGGTCAAGCTGAACCAGATCGGCACCGTGACGGAGACCCTGGACGCGATCGGCATGGCGACGCGCGCGGGATTCACCACGGTGATCTCGCACCGCTCCGGCGAAACCGAGGATTCCTCGATCGCCGATCTCGCCGTGGCCGTGAACGCGGGGCAGATCAAGACCGGCTCCCTCTCCCGCAGCGACCGGATCGCGAAGTACAACCAGCTCCTCCGCATCGAGGAGCAGCTGGCCGACGCGGCCGTCTACCCGGGCGCGGCGGCGTTCCGCGGATCGTCGGCGGCGAAGCTCGCCGGATCGGGCGCGGCCCGCCCCGGCGCGCGCGGGAACTCCGGCGCGGCCGCCGCGCGGGCCTGACCGTTGCTCCGGTCCCCGTACCAGAGCCCCGACGGACCGCCGCGCGAGCGCGCAAAGCGGTTCCTTCGCCTTCCGCCCAAGGAGACGCGCCAGAAGCACCCCGTCCTCTGGATCGCGGGGCTCGCCTTCCTGGCCTGGCTGCTCTGGTCGTTCGTGGGAAGCGACACCGGCCTGTTCCGCACCGCCGCCCTGAAGCGCGAGACCGCGGCGCTCGAGAAGCGGAAGCTGGAGCTGACCGCGCGCGCCGAGGCGCTCGAGGCGCGGCGTAAGGAGCAGGCCAAGGATCCGCTCCTCGAGGAGCGGGTCGCCCGCGAGCGCTTCCACCTCGTCAAGAAGGACGAGATCGTCTACCGCTATCAGGACGACGGAGCCGACTCCGGGCGCTGACCCTTCGCGGGGTCGAGACGCATCGCGGCGATGATCGCGCGGAAGCGCGGCTCGCCGCGAAGCGGGTCGAAGCGGGGCGCCACGTTCAGCCAGATCATCGCGCGGTCGCGGCCGCGCAGCGCCTGCTCCAGGAAGTCGAGCGCGATCCCCCGCTCCCCCAGCGCCAGGTGGATCGCCGCCAGACGGTAGCGCGACACGTAGCGCCTCCCCGATTCCTCCGTCAGCTCGCTCAAAAGCTTCCGCGCCTCCTCCGTTCGCCCGGCGATCGCGAGCGCATGCCCGAGGAGCGTGGTCGCCGAGAGCTCCGACGGGAGGAGCGCGTGCGCCCGATGGTACGCCGCGATGGCGTCGTCGTAGCGGCCCAGCTGCTCGTAGGCGCCGCCCAGACTGCGGAGCGCCGGCGCGAACGTGGGGTCCAGCTCGAGCGTCCGCTGCTGCTGCGCCGCCGCCTCGTCGTAGCGCCGCGCGTAGAAGAGGTGGATCCCGAGCGAGGTGCTGACCACGAGCGAGAGCGGGTCCAGGTCGCGCGCGCGGCGCGCCGCGGCGATCGCTTCGTCGTGGCGCGAGGTCAGGGACATGAGGTCGCCGTACCAGTGGTACGCGGCGGCGCTGTTCGGATCGAGCGCCAGCGCGCGGCGGAACGCCGCCTCCGCGGCCGGCCAGTCCCAATTCGCGTCGGTGCGAAGGGCGCCCAGCGAGACGTACGCCTCGGCCAGCTGGTCGTCCAGCGCCAGTGCGCGCTCGACGGCCGCCGCGGCGCGCGGATACGCCTCCATCGGCGGGACGTAGTCGTAGTTCGCCAGCGTGAGCCACGCGTCGGCGATCCCCGAGTGGGCCGGAGCCCACGCCGGGTCGCGCGCGATCGACCGCTCGAAGCATTCGATGGCGCGCCGCGCCGCCGCCTCGTTCCGCCGGTTCCAGTAGAAGCGCCCGCGCAGGTACTCTTCGTAGGCGGCGGGATCCACCCGCTTCGGGTTCACGAGCCGCGCCCGCTCCTCGTGCGTCACGTGCACCTGGATCTCCTCGGCGATCGCCTGCGCCAGCTCCGACTGGAGCGCCAGCACGTCGTGGACGTCGCGCTCGTAGCTGCGCGCCCAGAGATGGCGGTCGCTCGTGGCGTCGATGAGCTGCGCGGTCACGCGCACGCGGTCCGCCGAGCGCGCCACCGCCCCCTCGACGATCGCGTCCACCTCGAGCGCTCGCGCGATCGCGGGCAGCGGCTCCGCGGTTCCCTTGTAGCGCATGACCGAGGTGCGCGAGACGACGCGCAGCGCGCGCACCTGGGCGAGCGTGGCGATGAGCGCCTCCGTCATCCCGTCCACGAAGAACTCCTGGTCGGGCGCTCCGGTCAGGTTGGCCAGCGGGAGCACGGCGACCGACGCGATCGTGGTCGCCGCGGCCGCGGCGACGACGCCCGCCGCGCCCTCGGAGCCGTCGGACGCGCGCCCCGATTCGCGCAGCGCCGAAGCCACGTGTGACGCCGAAGCGGGCCGCCGCGCCGGATCCTTCTCCAAGAGCGCCTGGACGAGGCGCGAACACTCCTCGGAGAGATGGGGCGCCCAGGTCGATGGGGGCGGCGCCGGCGCGTTCAGGATCTCGTTGATGAGCGCGGTCGCGGGCTCGGCCTGGAAGGGACGCCGCCCGGTCGTCATCTCGTAGAGCAGGACGCCCAGCGAGTAGAGATCGGCGCGCGGATCGAGGGCGCGGCCCAGGAGCTGCTCGGGCGCCATGTAGGGGAGCGTCCCCACGAGGGCGCCGCTCAGCGCGTCCGCGGTCGAGTCGGCGCTCGAGACGGAGGCGGGACGGAAGAGCGCGAGCCCGAAGTCGAGGAGCTTCAGCCGTCCGCGCTCGTCGATCATCACGTTCCCGGGCTTCAGATCCCGGTGAATGACGCCGCGATCGTGCGCCGCACCCAGCGCGTCGGCGATCTCGGCGCCGTACACCCGCGCGATCCCCTCGGAGAGCGGACCGCGCTCGAGGCGGGAGGCGAGCGTCTCGCCCGTGACCAGCTCCATCACGATGAAATCCACGCCGTCGGCGGTCTCGACGTCGTGAATGGTGCTGATGCCCGGATGGTTGAGCTGCGAGAGGGTGCGGGCCTCGCGCCGCAAGCGGTCGCGGGAGGCCGCGTCGGCGGCGTCGGAGCGCAGGATCTTGAGGGCGACTTCGCGGCCCAGCCGTTCGTCGCGCGCCCGATAGACCTCGCCCACGCCGCCCGAGCCGAGCGGTTCGAGGATCCGATAGCGCTGAAGGGTGCGGCCGACGGCGAGATCGCCTGAGCGTTCCGATGACTCCACGACACCCCCGAGGTTTCCGTCTTGGATGCGCGGCCGAGGCTGGAAGGAAAGCACTTTACACGAGGGCGGCGTTCGGGGAGTATTCCCCTGCGGGGTGGAGCAGCCTGGTAGCTCGTCGGGCTCATAACCCGAAGGTCAGAGGTTCAAATCCTCTCCCCGCAACCACTTTGCGAAGGGGCCGCGAGCCATGCTCACGGCCCCTTCCCTATTTCCGAAGCCGGCGAACCCGGTCGCAGCGCTCTCTACCTGGCGCTGCCCGCGCCGCCCTTGGCGCCCGCGCCCGCCTCCGCCCTCGCGCCCAGCGCACGGTCCACGGCCGCCCCCTCCCGCTCGCGCAGCTCCAGGCAGTCCTGCGTTCCCTCCGCGACCTTGGCCAGCATGTTCATCGTCCCCGCCTTCTGGTTCTTGGGATCGGCGAAGAAGGCCTGCGCCGACTGGAGGCGCGTCGCTGAGCACCCCCCCGCCGAGAACGGGATGAACATGGCGTACTCCGGCGGCATCCGCGCGACCACCTCCTGGTAGTGCCCCGTCCACCAGGCCCACACCTCGTCGCGCTGGCGCGGCAGGGCGCCGATCGCCTGGGGGATCTCGTAGTACTCCTGGGGCCGCAGGGGGCCGGTCAGCACGTAGTCGAGCGCGCGGCGGCGCAGCGCCGGATCGCGAAACGTCCCGAGCGCCGAGAGGAAGTACCCGCGCTCGGCGGGAACGGTGGCGGCCTCGAAGCGCCGCTGGTACTCCCCGAAGCGCGTCGAGTCCCCCCGGATCGCGGAGAGACGCAGCGACTGGGCGATCAGGGAGGGGTCGATCGAGGCGCGGTCGCGGAGGAACGACGCCGCGAGCGCCTCGGCGTGCCCGAGAACCTCCTCGTCGTGCCCCTCGTCGCCCAGCCAGTCGTACAGGGAGGGGCGCACCAGGGACACCGCTTCGTCCTCGCCCGGCTTCCGGTCGATGCCGAATCGCCGCATGGCAGGCCCCAGGAGACGGCGCACGTAGGCCGCGAAGCCGCCCTCGTTCGTGTCGGTGACGAATACGTCCTCGACGCCGGTGAGCGCGTTGGCGAGCGATTGGATCACGAGCGGATTGGAATCCTCGGAGAATCCGGCGAGGGCTTCGAGGTATCGATCTCCGTGGATCGCGCCCGAGTGGAGGAGCCCCGTCGCGTTCTGGACGAACCCGACGCGCTCGCGCGCGGTGAGCGCCGTCGGCGCGTCGGCGATCAGCGAGGGGAGGGAGCCGGCATCCACGCTCCAGCGGTAATAGCCCCCCTCGTCCGCGTTGGGATGCACCCACGGAGGCGTCTTGCCCGGAAGGCGCACCGTCATCCGCTCCTGGTCGAGGAGCACCGACAGCGTCTTCGGCTTCCCGCCCGATATCCAGAGGAGCGTGACCGGGATTTTCCAGAGGGTGCGCTCGGGAGCGGCCACGCCGTAGTTCAGGAACCGTTTCTGGGAGAGCTCCACCTCGCCGCTCCTCTTGAGCTCGGCGTTCACGACCGGAACGCCGGGCTGATCGAGGAAGCTCGCGAGCACGCCCGGAACGTCCTTTCCCGAAGCGCGGCCGAGCGCGTTCCAGAGGTCCTTTCCCTCCGCGCTGCCGTAGGCATGCTCCTTCAGGTAGCCCACCACGCCCTTCCGGAAGACCTCCGGCCCGATCCAGCGCTCCGTCATGTAGAGCACCGCCTGCCCCTTGTGGTAGGCGAGGTCGTCGGCCGCCTCGTACAGGTTGTCCATCGTCTTCACCGGCCGGCGCACGGCGTGGGTCGCGAGCTGCGCGTCGGTCGCTAAGGCGCGCTCGCCGTCGCTGAGCTCGTGCAGCGGGATCCGGTAGGCGGGAAAGACCTGGTCGGCGATCTTGTCCCCCATCCACTCGGCGAACGATTCGTTCAGCCAGAGGTCGTCCCACCACTTCATCGTCACGTAGTCGCCGAACCACATGTGCGCCATCTCGTGCGCGGTGAACACGGCGAAGGTCCGCTTCTGCGAGGCGCTGATCGACTTCTCGTCGAAGAGCAGGAACTGGTCTCCGTAGGTGATCGCGCCGGGGTTCTCCATGGCGCCGGGAGAGAACTCCGGCACCGCGATGAGATCCAGCTTCTCGTAGGGATAGGGGATCCCGAACCATCGCTCCAGCGCGTCGAACAGGGGCGGGGTCATCGTCGCGGCCGTGCTCGCGAGCGCTTTCGAGCCCTGCGGCACCACGACGCGGCCAGGCACGCGCAGCCCGGAAATCGGAACGAACTCCAGGGGGCCCACCGCCATCGCGATCAGGTAGGAAGGAAGCGGCTTCGTCTTCCCGAAGACCAGCGTGCGGACGCCGCCCGCGCGGGTGTCCTTCTCCACGGGCGTGTTCGAGACCGCTTCCTGCCCGTCGGGGATGGAGAGCGTGACCTGCCAGGGAACTTTGTAGGCGGGCTCGTCCCAGCACGGGAAGGCCTTGCGCGCGTCCACCGCCTCGAATTGCGTGTAGGCGTACCAGCGACCGCCGGTCTCCAGCCGGAAGAGCGAAGCGGCCGTCCGGTCGAAGTCGTTCACGAAGTCGATCGTGAGGACGTAGTCCCCCGGAGCGATCGTCGCGGTCCCCTTCGCGGTCACGATCCCGTGGTCGTCGGGCCCATAGGCCAGGAGCGTCTTCCCGTCCGCGCCGGCCAGCTCCACGCGGCGCAGATCCAGGGCCTGGGCGTGGAAGCGGATCGTCTCCGTGGGTTGCCGCACCGTCAGGTCCACGCGCACGGTCCCCGTGTAGTCCGGTTTCGAGGGGTCCAGCTGAAGCTGCACCGCTTCGAATCGGGGCTGGACGTCGGTCGGCAGCCTCGCCTCGTCCGCTCGAGCGACCGAGGCGGCGGCGAGGGTGAGAACGATCGCGGAAAACAGAACGTGCGAACGGCGCGGGACCCGCGGATTCATCGGCGATTTCCCCCTGTCGGCGGCATGGAACCCGAGTATCGCACGGAGCACCCTGGAACCGCCCAGGGCAAAGAGGTGTGTTA of the Candidatus Binatia bacterium genome contains:
- a CDS encoding septum formation initiator family protein codes for the protein MLRSPYQSPDGPPRERAKRFLRLPPKETRQKHPVLWIAGLAFLAWLLWSFVGSDTGLFRTAALKRETAALEKRKLELTARAEALEARRKEQAKDPLLEERVARERFHLVKKDEIVYRYQDDGADSGR
- a CDS encoding protein kinase; protein product: MESSERSGDLAVGRTLQRYRILEPLGSGGVGEVYRARDERLGREVALKILRSDAADAASRDRLRREARTLSQLNHPGISTIHDVETADGVDFIVMELVTGETLASRLERGPLSEGIARVYGAEIADALGAAHDRGVIHRDLKPGNVMIDERGRLKLLDFGLALFRPASVSSADSTADALSGALVGTLPYMAPEQLLGRALDPRADLYSLGVLLYEMTTGRRPFQAEPATALINEILNAPAPPPSTWAPHLSEECSRLVQALLEKDPARRPASASHVASALRESGRASDGSEGAAGVVAAAAATTIASVAVLPLANLTGAPDQEFFVDGMTEALIATLAQVRALRVVSRTSVMRYKGTAEPLPAIARALEVDAIVEGAVARSADRVRVTAQLIDATSDRHLWARSYERDVHDVLALQSELAQAIAEEIQVHVTHEERARLVNPKRVDPAAYEEYLRGRFYWNRRNEAAARRAIECFERSIARDPAWAPAHSGIADAWLTLANYDYVPPMEAYPRAAAAVERALALDDQLAEAYVSLGALRTDANWDWPAAEAAFRRALALDPNSAAAYHWYGDLMSLTSRHDEAIAAARRARDLDPLSLVVSTSLGIHLFYARRYDEAAAQQQRTLELDPTFAPALRSLGGAYEQLGRYDDAIAAYHRAHALLPSELSATTLLGHALAIAGRTEEARKLLSELTEESGRRYVSRYRLAAIHLALGERGIALDFLEQALRGRDRAMIWLNVAPRFDPLRGEPRFRAIIAAMRLDPAKGQRPESAPSS
- a CDS encoding sigma-70 family RNA polymerase sigma factor → MAADDRELVRRCLARDDRAYRELVRAYQTPVVNLAWRITGNPDDAAEVAQETFIRVLRSLHTYDPDRPLRSWLFKIASNLALDLIRRRKRRPIALEDLSDEDGPAVEAVDPGPGPEEGLRLEWAEERFQALVAELPEHYRAILHLRYREEFSYEEIAETLGIPLGTVKVRLHRAHENLRRKLTAREPRRGTMP
- a CDS encoding M1 family metallopeptidase, whose product is MNPRVPRRSHVLFSAIVLTLAAASVARADEARLPTDVQPRFEAVQLQLDPSKPDYTGTVRVDLTVRQPTETIRFHAQALDLRRVELAGADGKTLLAYGPDDHGIVTAKGTATIAPGDYVLTIDFVNDFDRTAASLFRLETGGRWYAYTQFEAVDARKAFPCWDEPAYKVPWQVTLSIPDGQEAVSNTPVEKDTRAGGVRTLVFGKTKPLPSYLIAMAVGPLEFVPISGLRVPGRVVVPQGSKALASTAATMTPPLFDALERWFGIPYPYEKLDLIAVPEFSPGAMENPGAITYGDQFLLFDEKSISASQKRTFAVFTAHEMAHMWFGDYVTMKWWDDLWLNESFAEWMGDKIADQVFPAYRIPLHELSDGERALATDAQLATHAVRRPVKTMDNLYEAADDLAYHKGQAVLYMTERWIGPEVFRKGVVGYLKEHAYGSAEGKDLWNALGRASGKDVPGVLASFLDQPGVPVVNAELKRSGEVELSQKRFLNYGVAAPERTLWKIPVTLLWISGGKPKTLSVLLDQERMTVRLPGKTPPWVHPNADEGGYYRWSVDAGSLPSLIADAPTALTARERVGFVQNATGLLHSGAIHGDRYLEALAGFSEDSNPLVIQSLANALTGVEDVFVTDTNEGGFAAYVRRLLGPAMRRFGIDRKPGEDEAVSLVRPSLYDWLGDEGHDEEVLGHAEALAASFLRDRASIDPSLIAQSLRLSAIRGDSTRFGEYQRRFEAATVPAERGYFLSALGTFRDPALRRRALDYVLTGPLRPQEYYEIPQAIGALPRQRDEVWAWWTGHYQEVVARMPPEYAMFIPFSAGGCSATRLQSAQAFFADPKNQKAGTMNMLAKVAEGTQDCLELREREGAAVDRALGARAEAGAGAKGGAGSAR